In the Marinomonas algicola genome, one interval contains:
- a CDS encoding tripartite tricarboxylate transporter permease has protein sequence MIEFLSALDQIVSITHLTYLIAGVLVGLVVGIIPGLGGIAGMSLLLPFLYGMEPSVGLGMLMGLVAVIPTGDTFTSVLMGIPGSSSSQATVMDGFPLAKKGQAARALSAAFLSSMIGGVVGAIVLSVFILVARPVVLAFSSAELFMLTLLGLSVVAALSGGNIYKGLAACGFGLLVGTIGGAPATGEFRFTLDIDYLYDGIPLVVVGLGIFALPEIISLLVKNSAIASSPNKLGHGLKQGFKDVFSNLPLVGKSSIFGSLIGAIPGLGGSVVDWMTYSFAINSSKDSSQFGKGDVRGVIAPESANNACASGSMIPTILFGVPGSGAAAVFLGGMLLLGIQPGVSMITTHLDLTYTIIWSLALANILGAIFCICFTRPISLLTYIKFSILTPIILTLILFAAYQATRSLGDFILLGVVATLGVMMKGANWPRPAFLIGFVLSSGAENYFFQSIQFYGYSWFLRPGVMTIAALIVVGFVLPPILKKRKQKNDATAESPLHEAQQGSDVKTVSWTDWGIIAILGVCATYALLNVWDTSMLTKAFPIIAIAIVMFSVAMLVSQYVKEKHIGIPSDLSMNLVYIAGFFVIAYGYYLFGFISTTFVFSLLFLKFLAKASYLKSATIAIGLVLFLVTIGRVMNVDFPEGFFDPYLLSAIKTFI, from the coding sequence ATGATTGAGTTCCTCAGCGCCCTAGATCAAATAGTATCGATTACTCACCTAACCTACCTAATTGCAGGTGTTTTGGTGGGGTTAGTAGTTGGTATTATTCCCGGACTTGGTGGCATCGCCGGTATGTCTTTACTTTTACCTTTTTTATATGGGATGGAACCGTCCGTTGGTCTTGGCATGCTGATGGGTCTCGTCGCCGTAATACCAACAGGAGATACATTTACCTCTGTTTTGATGGGCATCCCCGGATCAAGCTCATCGCAAGCAACCGTGATGGATGGCTTTCCTCTTGCGAAGAAAGGACAAGCTGCTCGCGCATTATCCGCCGCGTTTTTATCATCAATGATAGGTGGTGTCGTTGGTGCGATCGTGCTCAGCGTCTTTATCCTTGTCGCTCGTCCTGTTGTTTTAGCCTTCTCCTCAGCTGAGCTATTTATGCTTACCTTGTTAGGGCTAAGTGTTGTCGCCGCGCTTTCCGGCGGCAATATTTACAAAGGATTAGCGGCTTGTGGTTTCGGTTTATTGGTCGGCACTATTGGCGGAGCACCAGCAACGGGTGAGTTCCGCTTTACTCTAGACATTGACTATCTCTATGATGGCATTCCATTAGTAGTGGTTGGTTTAGGGATCTTTGCTCTGCCAGAAATCATCAGTTTACTCGTAAAAAACAGCGCCATTGCTTCTTCGCCAAATAAACTGGGGCACGGTCTAAAACAAGGCTTTAAAGATGTGTTCTCAAACCTGCCTCTTGTTGGCAAGTCATCGATCTTTGGAAGCTTAATTGGCGCGATCCCAGGTCTCGGTGGATCAGTAGTCGATTGGATGACATACAGCTTTGCCATCAACTCAAGTAAAGATTCGTCACAATTTGGAAAGGGTGATGTTCGTGGAGTCATTGCACCTGAATCGGCCAATAATGCTTGCGCATCAGGTAGTATGATTCCCACTATTTTATTCGGTGTCCCAGGATCTGGCGCGGCGGCCGTTTTTCTGGGTGGTATGTTGTTACTTGGCATCCAGCCGGGCGTATCAATGATAACAACACACCTTGACCTAACATATACTATTATTTGGTCGCTTGCTCTCGCCAATATTCTAGGCGCAATATTCTGTATTTGTTTTACGCGTCCCATATCGTTACTCACTTACATTAAATTTTCGATACTTACCCCTATTATTTTGACCCTAATTTTGTTTGCCGCTTATCAAGCAACACGCAGCTTAGGCGATTTTATTTTATTAGGTGTCGTCGCCACTCTCGGTGTCATGATGAAAGGGGCAAATTGGCCGAGGCCAGCTTTTTTAATTGGCTTTGTATTGTCTTCTGGAGCAGAGAATTATTTTTTCCAAAGCATCCAATTTTACGGTTACTCTTGGTTTTTGCGTCCTGGAGTGATGACTATTGCCGCACTCATTGTTGTCGGCTTCGTACTGCCTCCTATTTTGAAAAAAAGAAAGCAGAAAAACGATGCGACGGCCGAATCACCTCTTCATGAAGCTCAACAGGGCTCTGATGTAAAAACAGTCTCTTGGACAGATTGGGGAATAATCGCAATTCTGGGCGTATGCGCTACTTACGCTCTGTTAAATGTTTGGGACACATCAATGCTGACAAAAGCCTTTCCCATTATTGCCATAGCAATTGTTATGTTTTCTGTCGCTATGCTTGTGAGCCAATACGTTAAAGAAAAACACATAGGAATCCCCTCAGATCTCAGCATGAATTTGGTGTATATCGCTGGCTTTTTTGTCATTGCTTATGGGTATTACTTATTTGGCTTTATTTCAACAACCTTTGTATTTTCACTCTTGTTCTTGAAGTTCTTAGCAAAAGCGTCTTACCTAAAATCAGCAACGATTGCGATTGGTTTAGTCCTATTTTTAGTCACTATCGGCCGAGTCATGAACGTGGACTTTCCAGAAGGTTTCTTTGACCCCTACCTTTTAAGTGCGATAAAAACCTTTATCTAG